A region of Pyxidicoccus parkwaysis DNA encodes the following proteins:
- a CDS encoding MFS transporter — MSEQAGTLGEERGAQRALWSDAGWRRWVVAASVVRLSGTMAAFALLLAGEAATGSYASGAWMASAYAFGSAAAAPFRGRAMDRRLLPDGMRVPLLLTSALCLALAGCCVARAPLPLLLGLSLALGVVPAGVFGAYRALMPSLLPPRLLEPAFSIDAVLIEVQWMMGPPLVGALALAHPALALVTLAVCNGTGAFLNRRLPQRAPPPSSTAPGERVSLAPFRTGLPALVYLGVVSNGLSWGLVDAAIPPRLEQVGARAEAWGLMAALLSATSAVGGLLAAQSRTPGTDAAALRRGLLFLAAWGAMLIPTGLMASSWGIALWLAAGGFFLAPQSALYISLLQRRLPVDRHAEGFALFNAGWALGIGAGSAAAAVLLDTAGSQVAMLLSGVAPILVALGARLSRHAR; from the coding sequence ATGTCGGAACAGGCGGGAACGCTCGGGGAGGAGCGGGGTGCGCAGCGCGCGCTCTGGTCCGACGCGGGCTGGCGGCGGTGGGTGGTGGCCGCGTCGGTGGTGCGACTGAGTGGGACGATGGCGGCCTTCGCGCTGCTGCTCGCGGGCGAGGCCGCCACCGGCTCGTACGCATCCGGCGCGTGGATGGCGAGCGCCTACGCCTTCGGGTCCGCCGCGGCCGCGCCCTTCCGGGGACGCGCCATGGACCGGCGCCTGCTGCCCGACGGCATGCGCGTGCCGCTGCTGCTCACCTCCGCGCTGTGTCTCGCGCTTGCGGGGTGCTGTGTCGCGCGGGCGCCGCTGCCGCTGCTGCTGGGCCTGTCGCTGGCGCTGGGCGTGGTGCCCGCGGGGGTGTTCGGTGCGTACCGCGCGCTGATGCCCTCGCTCCTTCCGCCACGCCTGCTGGAGCCGGCCTTCTCCATCGACGCGGTGCTGATTGAGGTGCAGTGGATGATGGGCCCGCCGCTGGTGGGCGCGCTCGCGCTGGCGCACCCCGCCCTGGCCCTCGTCACGCTGGCGGTGTGCAACGGGACCGGCGCGTTCCTCAACCGCCGGCTGCCCCAGCGCGCGCCTCCCCCGTCCTCCACCGCCCCCGGCGAGCGCGTGTCGCTGGCGCCCTTCCGCACGGGACTGCCGGCCCTCGTCTACCTCGGCGTCGTGTCCAACGGGCTGAGCTGGGGACTGGTGGACGCAGCCATTCCTCCGCGCCTGGAGCAGGTGGGCGCGCGCGCGGAGGCGTGGGGGCTCATGGCCGCGCTCCTGTCCGCGACCAGCGCGGTGGGCGGGCTGCTCGCGGCGCAGTCGCGCACGCCCGGCACGGACGCGGCGGCCCTGCGGCGCGGGCTGCTCTTCCTCGCGGCGTGGGGGGCCATGCTGATACCCACCGGGCTCATGGCGAGCTCCTGGGGCATCGCCCTGTGGCTGGCGGCGGGCGGCTTCTTCCTCGCGCCGCAGTCCGCGCTCTACATCTCGCTGCTGCAGCGGCGGCTGCCCGTGGACCGGCACGCGGAGGGCTTCGCGCTCTTCAACGCGGGCTGGGCGCTGGGCATCGGCGCGGGCAGCGCGGCGGCGGCGGTGCTGCTGGACACCGCGGGCTCGCAGGTGGCCATGCTGCTGTCCGGCGTCGCGCCCATCCTCGTGGCGCTGGGGGCGCGGCTGTCGCGACACGCCCGCTAG
- a CDS encoding alpha/beta hydrolase, with amino-acid sequence MGYVHIVRDFPSPQEGFARTVRVYTPDAYDALPHHRFPVLYMHDGQNVFAHPESARFETWCANLALEQGVGEGRMEPWIIVAVDSGAGRLQEYSPWDEPRGHVKARGEAYGRFLVEHLKPLVDRTYRTRPEAEWTCAMGSSLGGLISLYLGCRYPNVFGRIGALSPTVMWSQGRLFQEWAAHRRSWTRIYLDAGEQEFIHTDGVPLNYGEATRAFYEHLQRAGYAAHEVSLVLEPGGEHHERDWQRRLPHAMQWLLG; translated from the coding sequence ATGGGATACGTCCACATCGTCCGAGACTTCCCCTCCCCCCAGGAGGGCTTCGCCCGCACCGTGCGCGTCTACACACCCGACGCCTACGACGCGCTGCCGCATCACCGCTTCCCCGTGCTCTACATGCACGACGGGCAGAACGTCTTCGCCCACCCGGAGTCGGCCCGCTTCGAGACGTGGTGCGCCAACCTCGCCCTGGAGCAGGGCGTGGGCGAGGGCCGCATGGAGCCGTGGATCATCGTCGCGGTGGACTCGGGCGCCGGCCGCCTCCAGGAGTACTCCCCCTGGGACGAGCCGCGCGGCCACGTGAAGGCCCGGGGCGAGGCCTACGGCCGCTTCCTCGTGGAGCACCTCAAGCCGCTGGTGGACCGCACCTACCGCACGCGTCCCGAGGCCGAGTGGACCTGCGCCATGGGCTCGTCCCTGGGCGGGCTGATTTCCCTGTACCTCGGCTGCCGCTATCCCAACGTCTTCGGCCGCATCGGCGCGCTGTCGCCCACCGTCATGTGGAGCCAGGGCCGCCTCTTCCAGGAGTGGGCCGCCCACCGCCGCAGCTGGACACGCATCTACCTGGATGCGGGAGAGCAGGAGTTCATCCACACCGACGGCGTTCCCCTCAACTACGGCGAGGCCACGCGCGCCTTCTACGAGCACCTCCAGCGCGCGGGCTACGCCGCCCACGAGGTTTCCCTGGTGCTGGAGCCCGGAGGCGAGCACCACGAGCGAGACTGGCAGCGCCGCCTGCCCCACGCGATGCAGTGGCTCCTGGGGTGA
- a CDS encoding thermonuclease family protein, translated as MRAVSRWACLAVLATVLLSCGGETASSCGPTTARVAEAIDGDTLLLESGERIRYLLVDTPESTGGRQDCFGPEAHAFNRGLVEGRQVTLAYGEACTDRFGRLLAYVSVDGREVNTLLVERGHACVLHVPPAGTARRSEFEALEAEARRARRGIWGACSPVPCQR; from the coding sequence ATGCGCGCTGTGAGCCGGTGGGCGTGTCTCGCGGTGCTGGCCACCGTGCTCCTGTCCTGTGGAGGAGAGACGGCTTCCTCCTGTGGACCCACCACCGCCCGGGTGGCGGAGGCCATCGACGGGGACACGCTCCTCCTCGAGAGTGGCGAGCGCATCCGCTACCTGCTCGTCGACACGCCGGAGAGCACGGGAGGAAGACAGGACTGCTTCGGCCCGGAGGCCCACGCCTTCAACCGTGGCCTCGTCGAGGGACGTCAGGTGACGCTGGCCTACGGCGAGGCATGCACGGACCGTTTTGGCCGGCTGCTCGCATACGTGTCCGTGGATGGGCGCGAGGTGAACACGCTCCTGGTGGAGCGGGGCCATGCCTGTGTGCTGCACGTGCCGCCCGCGGGCACCGCGCGGCGCTCCGAGTTCGAGGCGCTGGAGGCCGAGGCCCGGCGTGCGCGGAGGGGTATCTGGGGCGCCTGCTCGCCAGTGCCTTGTCAGCGGTGA
- a CDS encoding DUF2378 family protein, whose product MKLRKPVPLEQRLVYVQVVEGLLQHGLNGRVTPRLKQRLRQVGVDLDRPLLPAYPVPLWTHCLSIIVDEAYPGIPREEAFRRLAETHVQGYGRTVIGRAVFGVMRLLGPRRLVLRIPQTLRATDNYTEVELLERGPTTYEMKMNSVVEPPGYVESLFESLLRVGGAESPKVSRIHVDPGTPSTTYQLTWAER is encoded by the coding sequence TTGAAGCTCCGCAAACCCGTGCCGCTGGAGCAGCGGCTCGTCTATGTGCAGGTGGTGGAAGGCCTGCTCCAGCATGGACTCAACGGCCGGGTAACGCCCCGGCTGAAGCAGCGGCTGCGGCAGGTGGGCGTCGACCTGGACCGGCCCCTCCTGCCCGCCTACCCCGTGCCGCTGTGGACGCACTGCCTGTCCATCATCGTCGACGAGGCCTACCCCGGCATTCCCCGCGAGGAGGCCTTCCGGCGGCTGGCCGAGACGCACGTGCAGGGCTACGGGCGCACCGTCATCGGCCGCGCGGTGTTCGGCGTCATGCGGCTGCTGGGCCCGCGCCGCCTGGTGCTGCGCATCCCCCAGACACTGCGGGCCACGGACAACTACACGGAGGTGGAGCTGCTGGAGCGCGGCCCCACCACCTACGAGATGAAGATGAACTCCGTGGTCGAACCACCGGGCTACGTCGAGTCCCTCTTCGAGTCCCTGCTCCGCGTGGGCGGAGCCGAGTCCCCGAAGGTGTCGCGGATTCACGTGGACCCGGGGACCCCGAGCACCACGTACCAGCTCACCTGGGCGGAGCGCTGA
- a CDS encoding lamin tail domain-containing protein, translating into MRGWVLGGMVLLGAWACGGVSLDDAVDEACAGTLAGDLVITEYLNDPVGTDTGQEYVELHNPTRATVDLHGLTLYAARSDGSQERAYLFTSNVPVAAGDYLVLGDVREGSLPAHVDHAYGDALGALGNTGGKLGVRCGERVVDEVQLTAPSKSGVARIYDGRLVPDSAGNDDPERWCDGAGAEDAGPGRGSPGEANAPCDPTLPPNTSTGDAGVVESCVPMGASTARPVVRPRAGDLVITEVMANPRGDDTLGEWVELLAAVPVDLNGLTVGTDSSGTKLEGKTCLSLTAGERVVLARRTDAVLNGGLPQPVATFGVDLRNSGGVVTVRAGDVLIDAAVYGPAEEGVATQVSASMADAKRNDSQDAWCRATEAYGTRGNLGTPGRPNHVCTVGGGTDGGVPDAGASDGGRADAGSADGGRPDAGSTDGGVRADAGTADGGRPDAGTMDGGTTDAGVPANSCIDRSTGKARASRVPDSGSLVLTEFMADPSAVADATGEWVEVLALRDVDLNGVTLSNESGSSTALTSTLCLSLRAGGRAVIARSEDASVNGGLPSVFGTFSFNLANSEGNRMLRLSVEGRLLDAVTWTTAAVPGVSSQVDPTRSDPMRNDLAGSFCPAPTAARYGLGDRGTPGMENRSCAL; encoded by the coding sequence ATGAGGGGATGGGTGCTGGGAGGGATGGTGCTGCTCGGCGCATGGGCGTGTGGAGGAGTGTCCCTGGACGACGCCGTGGACGAGGCATGCGCCGGGACATTGGCCGGAGACCTCGTCATCACCGAGTACCTGAATGACCCCGTGGGGACGGACACCGGGCAGGAGTACGTCGAGCTGCACAATCCCACGCGAGCCACCGTGGACCTGCATGGACTGACGCTCTACGCGGCCCGCTCGGATGGCTCGCAGGAGCGGGCGTATCTCTTCACCAGCAACGTGCCGGTGGCCGCTGGGGACTACCTCGTGCTCGGAGACGTGCGCGAGGGCTCGTTGCCCGCGCACGTGGACCACGCATACGGAGATGCGCTCGGCGCACTGGGCAACACGGGTGGGAAGCTGGGCGTGCGGTGCGGCGAGCGGGTTGTTGACGAAGTACAGCTCACCGCGCCCTCGAAAAGCGGAGTGGCCCGCATCTACGACGGCCGGCTCGTGCCCGACTCGGCGGGGAATGATGACCCGGAGCGCTGGTGTGACGGAGCCGGTGCGGAGGACGCGGGTCCGGGGCGAGGAAGCCCGGGTGAGGCGAATGCACCGTGCGACCCGACGCTGCCTCCGAACACATCGACAGGGGACGCGGGCGTCGTGGAGTCCTGTGTGCCCATGGGAGCTTCCACCGCGAGGCCCGTGGTACGGCCGCGCGCGGGGGACCTGGTCATCACCGAGGTGATGGCCAATCCGCGCGGCGACGACACGCTGGGCGAGTGGGTGGAGCTTCTGGCCGCCGTGCCCGTGGACCTGAATGGACTGACGGTGGGCACAGACTCGTCGGGGACGAAGCTGGAGGGAAAGACGTGCCTGTCGCTCACGGCGGGCGAGCGCGTGGTGCTGGCACGTCGCACGGATGCGGTGCTCAACGGTGGGCTGCCTCAGCCCGTGGCCACGTTTGGCGTGGACCTGCGCAACTCGGGTGGCGTGGTGACGGTGCGGGCGGGAGACGTGCTCATCGACGCTGCTGTGTATGGGCCCGCCGAGGAGGGCGTGGCCACGCAGGTGTCCGCGTCCATGGCGGATGCGAAGCGCAATGACTCACAGGACGCATGGTGCCGGGCCACGGAGGCCTACGGGACACGCGGCAACCTGGGGACACCGGGCAGGCCGAACCACGTGTGTACGGTGGGCGGTGGCACGGACGGCGGAGTCCCGGACGCGGGTGCGTCGGACGGAGGCCGTGCGGATGCGGGCTCGGCGGATGGAGGTAGACCCGACGCGGGCTCCACGGACGGAGGAGTCAGGGCCGATGCAGGGACTGCCGACGGAGGCAGGCCCGACGCGGGGACGATGGACGGAGGCACCACGGACGCGGGCGTTCCGGCAAACAGTTGCATCGACCGGTCGACCGGGAAGGCCCGAGCATCGAGAGTCCCGGACTCGGGCTCACTGGTCCTCACCGAATTCATGGCGGACCCGAGCGCCGTGGCGGACGCGACGGGCGAGTGGGTCGAAGTGCTCGCGCTGAGGGACGTGGACCTCAACGGCGTCACCCTCTCCAACGAGAGCGGTAGCAGCACGGCGCTCACCTCGACACTGTGTCTGTCATTGAGGGCAGGTGGCCGGGCGGTCATCGCTCGCAGCGAGGACGCGTCCGTCAACGGCGGACTGCCCTCGGTGTTCGGCACGTTCTCCTTCAACCTCGCGAACAGTGAGGGCAACCGCATGCTCCGGCTCTCCGTGGAGGGACGGTTGCTGGACGCGGTGACGTGGACGACGGCGGCGGTGCCGGGCGTGTCCTCGCAGGTGGACCCGACACGGAGCGACCCCATGCGGAATGACCTCGCGGGGAGCTTCTGTCCCGCGCCCACAGCGGCCCGGTATGGCCTCGGGGACCGTGGAACCCCGGGCATGGAGAACCGTTCATGCGCGCTGTGA
- a CDS encoding TerC/Alx family metal homeostasis membrane protein: MHPFPTWIWVVFWAVVLSLIAVDLTAHRGRHGESRRAAVLWSCVWVSAGLLFNLLVWRVLGAQAAQEYLAAYFIEKSLSLDNVFVFLVIFRGLGVPSRAQHNVLFLGIFGALVFRALFIFLGAAALERWQWVAYVFGTILLVTAWRVLREDPAQQQENRVVGWLAHRLPVTEKFHDKKFFVRLESGRRVITPLLLALMGLELSDILFAVDSVPAAFSVTEDTFVLYSSNAFAILGLRALYLLLAGAVGQLRYLHYGLAGVLAFAGLKMVLGQWVHVPPLMSVGIIAALIGAAVWASLRARRREARTSTPAVPARGGERERREPRHPTEAEA, translated from the coding sequence ATGCACCCCTTTCCCACATGGATATGGGTGGTCTTCTGGGCGGTGGTGCTGTCGCTCATCGCCGTGGACCTGACGGCCCACCGGGGCCGCCACGGCGAGTCCCGCCGTGCCGCCGTTCTCTGGAGCTGCGTGTGGGTCTCCGCGGGGCTGCTCTTCAACCTGCTCGTGTGGCGCGTCCTGGGCGCACAGGCCGCGCAGGAGTACCTCGCCGCCTACTTCATCGAGAAGAGCCTCAGCCTCGACAACGTCTTCGTCTTCCTCGTCATCTTCCGCGGCCTGGGCGTCCCCTCTCGCGCCCAGCACAACGTGCTGTTCCTGGGCATCTTCGGCGCGCTCGTCTTCCGCGCCCTCTTCATCTTCCTGGGCGCGGCGGCGCTGGAGCGGTGGCAGTGGGTGGCCTACGTCTTCGGCACCATCCTCCTCGTCACCGCCTGGCGCGTGCTGCGCGAGGACCCGGCCCAGCAGCAGGAGAACCGGGTCGTCGGCTGGCTCGCGCACCGGCTGCCGGTGACGGAGAAGTTCCACGACAAGAAGTTCTTCGTGCGGCTCGAGAGCGGCCGGCGCGTCATCACGCCGCTCCTGCTGGCGCTGATGGGGCTGGAGCTGTCGGACATCCTCTTCGCCGTGGACTCGGTGCCCGCCGCCTTCTCGGTGACGGAGGACACCTTCGTCCTCTACAGCTCCAACGCCTTCGCCATCCTCGGCCTGCGCGCGCTGTACCTGCTGCTGGCCGGCGCCGTGGGGCAGCTGCGCTACCTCCACTACGGCCTGGCCGGAGTGCTGGCCTTCGCGGGGCTGAAGATGGTGCTGGGGCAGTGGGTCCACGTGCCGCCGCTGATGTCCGTGGGCATCATCGCCGCGCTCATCGGCGCGGCGGTGTGGGCCAGCCTGCGCGCGCGGCGGAGGGAGGCCCGCACCTCGACGCCCGCGGTGCCCGCGCGCGGCGGGGAGCGGGAGCGCCGCGAGCCCAGGCACCCCACCGAAGCGGAGGCCTGA
- a CDS encoding ATP-grasp domain-containing protein, whose translation MNFVFISPQFPPQYFHFVTALRERGVTVLGIGDASFDSLRSELRESLREYFLVPNLHDEDALLRAAGYLTWKHGRIHRIDSLNESWLEVEARLREDFHVPGLQPADIHRLRSKSGMAEVFHAAGVPHPELIRVRDASQVKAFAEKVGYPLVLKPDVGVGAAHTFKVASDKEVDDALSHPLPTSYVAQPFVRGTIVTYDGIVDRHGAIVFSLSHQYSDGGMETVLEKRDISFWSLQEIPPGLDVLGREVVAACGLRERWFHLEFFRLPDGKFIVLEVNLRPPGGFITDMMNYTCDIDVYRLWARVVTGDPVADFHYTPRYNVCHSARRKSRRYKHNHKQIVEKLGKSLVLHQEHLPAVYHSLMGEEMYLTRHADLDAMHEAVRFIQARE comes from the coding sequence CGCCCCAGTACTTCCACTTCGTCACCGCCCTGCGCGAGCGCGGTGTCACCGTGCTGGGCATCGGCGATGCCTCCTTCGACTCGCTGCGCTCCGAGCTGCGCGAGTCCCTGCGCGAGTACTTCCTCGTCCCCAACCTCCACGACGAGGACGCCTTGCTGCGCGCCGCCGGCTACCTCACCTGGAAGCACGGGCGCATCCACCGCATCGACTCACTCAACGAGTCCTGGCTCGAGGTGGAGGCCCGCCTGCGCGAGGACTTCCACGTCCCCGGCCTCCAGCCCGCGGACATCCACCGGCTGCGCTCCAAGTCCGGCATGGCCGAGGTCTTCCACGCCGCCGGCGTGCCCCACCCGGAGCTCATCCGCGTGCGCGACGCCAGCCAGGTGAAGGCCTTCGCGGAGAAGGTGGGCTACCCGCTCGTCCTCAAGCCCGACGTGGGCGTGGGCGCGGCCCATACCTTCAAGGTGGCCAGCGACAAGGAGGTGGATGACGCCCTGTCGCATCCGCTGCCCACGTCCTACGTGGCGCAGCCCTTCGTGCGCGGCACCATCGTCACCTACGACGGCATCGTGGACCGGCACGGCGCCATCGTCTTCAGCCTCAGCCACCAGTACAGCGACGGCGGCATGGAGACGGTGCTGGAGAAGCGCGACATCTCCTTCTGGAGCCTCCAGGAGATTCCCCCCGGCCTGGACGTGCTCGGCCGCGAGGTGGTGGCCGCGTGCGGCCTGCGCGAGCGCTGGTTCCACCTGGAGTTCTTCCGCCTGCCGGATGGGAAGTTCATCGTCCTGGAGGTCAACCTCCGCCCGCCCGGCGGCTTCATCACCGACATGATGAACTACACGTGCGACATCGACGTGTATCGGCTCTGGGCGCGCGTGGTGACGGGGGACCCGGTGGCGGACTTCCACTACACGCCGCGCTACAACGTCTGTCATAGCGCGCGCCGCAAGAGCCGCCGCTACAAGCACAATCACAAACAAATCGTGGAGAAGCTGGGCAAGTCCCTGGTGCTGCACCAGGAGCACCTGCCGGCCGTCTACCACAGCCTCATGGGCGAGGAGATGTACCTCACCCGGCACGCGGACCTGGACGCCATGCACGAGGCGGTGCGCTTCATCCAGGCAAGGGAGTGA
- a CDS encoding PAS domain S-box protein: MNPCATPPCLLPDVLEARRQDILRRWEALVGEVLAKGAPGREPRMRGASGLVDALVDVLRRPHVTHDLERARAFGGRLGLERHAAGVDVGTLVREYGLLRDAILEVLDEAGWRPELAALRMLNQTLDVGLAEAVAQHGRERERSLRASQATLLGILDHAPADIYAKDSRGRYLFINRTFGQSLGKSREEVLGHTDQELLPPDMAEVCRLSDLQVLASSQPIVTDELIVHADGPHIYQSVKFPLPDEAGGVAAICGISTDITEVKRAERERDEVREHLRRILTQLPIVIWSTDAKGIINFCEGEALQAAGLDGSKLVGHSASEVFADRPDLLEAARRAQAGESFTLDLEISGTWLEVRISPVLGPDGRVVSVAGVSLDITERHRAQEVIAQSEMRYRLATLATSDVIYDWQLDTGHIEWSELAAQQFRLLPHHPKLDINEWTRRIHPEDRERVSHDMQVLIDEGGSHWTDEYRFLRGDGTWAVISDRGQVIRNAAGRAVRMVGAMQDITERRAAEQEAKRRAEFEQLLIGIVGHDLRNPISAITMATTTLLRREELDERQRKVIGRILSSAERATRMLRDVLDFTQARLGGGIPMQPRLFDLHELTRQVVDEVQLANPERRLVIECSGDGRGLWDADRLAQVITNLVNNAIHHSEEQGPVRVRTHGTRGTVALAVHNLGPAIPPELRSRLFEPMKRAERKDARDSRGLGLGLFIVKHIVDAHGGMLRVRSNPREGTTFMVRLPRLLGNAAPAPRPGTRAEAPHASA; the protein is encoded by the coding sequence ATGAACCCCTGCGCGACACCGCCCTGCCTCCTTCCCGACGTGCTGGAGGCCCGGAGGCAGGACATCCTCCGGCGCTGGGAGGCGCTCGTGGGCGAGGTGTTGGCAAAGGGGGCGCCTGGCCGCGAGCCGCGGATGCGCGGCGCGTCTGGCCTGGTGGACGCGCTGGTGGACGTGCTGCGCAGGCCGCATGTGACGCATGACCTGGAGAGGGCGCGGGCCTTCGGTGGCCGGCTTGGCCTCGAGCGCCACGCGGCGGGCGTGGACGTGGGTACGCTGGTGCGTGAGTACGGCCTGCTGCGCGACGCCATCCTCGAGGTGCTCGACGAGGCGGGCTGGAGGCCGGAGCTGGCCGCGCTGCGCATGCTCAACCAGACGCTCGACGTGGGGCTCGCGGAAGCGGTGGCGCAGCATGGCCGCGAGCGCGAGCGGAGCCTGCGGGCCAGCCAGGCGACGTTGCTCGGCATCCTCGACCATGCGCCGGCCGACATCTACGCGAAGGACTCGCGCGGTCGCTACCTCTTCATCAACCGCACCTTCGGGCAGTCGCTCGGCAAGAGCCGGGAGGAGGTGCTGGGCCACACGGACCAGGAACTGCTGCCGCCCGACATGGCGGAGGTCTGCCGGCTCAGTGACCTGCAGGTGCTCGCCAGCAGCCAGCCCATCGTCACCGACGAGCTCATCGTGCATGCGGACGGGCCCCACATCTACCAGTCGGTCAAGTTCCCCCTGCCGGACGAGGCGGGTGGCGTGGCGGCCATCTGCGGCATCTCCACCGACATCACCGAGGTGAAGCGCGCCGAGCGCGAGCGCGACGAGGTCCGCGAGCACCTGCGCCGCATCCTCACCCAGCTTCCCATCGTCATCTGGTCCACGGACGCGAAGGGCATCATCAACTTCTGCGAGGGCGAAGCACTGCAGGCCGCCGGTCTGGACGGAAGCAAGCTCGTGGGCCACTCCGCCTCCGAGGTGTTCGCGGACCGGCCGGACCTCCTCGAGGCCGCTCGCCGCGCTCAGGCCGGTGAGAGCTTCACCCTGGACCTGGAGATTTCCGGCACCTGGTTGGAGGTGCGAATCTCCCCCGTGCTGGGGCCCGACGGCAGGGTGGTGAGCGTGGCCGGCGTGTCGCTGGACATCACCGAGCGCCACCGGGCGCAGGAGGTCATCGCCCAGTCGGAGATGCGCTACCGGCTGGCCACCCTGGCCACCAGCGACGTCATCTACGACTGGCAGCTCGACACCGGTCACATCGAGTGGAGCGAGCTGGCCGCCCAGCAGTTCCGCCTCCTGCCCCACCACCCGAAGCTGGACATCAACGAATGGACGCGGCGCATCCATCCCGAGGACCGCGAGCGGGTGAGCCACGACATGCAGGTCCTCATCGACGAGGGCGGCAGTCACTGGACGGACGAGTACCGCTTCCTGCGCGGGGACGGGACGTGGGCCGTCATCTCGGACCGGGGGCAGGTGATTCGGAACGCGGCGGGCCGCGCGGTGCGCATGGTGGGCGCCATGCAGGACATCACCGAGCGACGGGCCGCGGAGCAGGAGGCGAAGCGCCGCGCGGAGTTCGAGCAGTTGCTCATCGGCATCGTCGGTCATGATTTGCGCAACCCCATCTCCGCCATCACCATGGCCACCACCACGCTGCTGCGGCGCGAGGAATTGGATGAGCGGCAGCGCAAGGTCATCGGCCGCATCCTCTCCAGCGCCGAGCGCGCCACGCGCATGCTGCGCGACGTGCTGGACTTCACCCAGGCCCGGCTGGGCGGCGGCATCCCCATGCAGCCCCGGCTGTTCGATTTGCACGAGCTGACCCGGCAGGTGGTGGACGAGGTGCAGCTCGCCAATCCCGAGCGGAGGCTGGTCATCGAGTGCAGCGGCGACGGCCGGGGCCTATGGGACGCGGACCGGCTGGCGCAGGTCATCACCAACCTGGTGAACAACGCCATCCACCATAGCGAGGAGCAGGGGCCGGTGCGGGTGCGCACGCACGGCACGCGGGGCACGGTGGCGCTCGCGGTGCACAACCTGGGGCCGGCCATTCCGCCGGAGCTGCGCTCGCGCCTGTTCGAGCCGATGAAGCGCGCCGAGCGCAAGGACGCGCGCGACAGCCGGGGCCTGGGGTTGGGCCTGTTCATCGTGAAGCACATCGTGGACGCGCACGGCGGCATGCTGCGCGTCCGCTCCAACCCCCGGGAGGGCACCACCTTCATGGTGCGCCTGCCACGCCTGCTCGGGAATGCAGCCCCCGCTCCGCGTCCGGGCACGAGGGCGGAGGCCCCGCACGCGAGCGCCTAG